A genomic stretch from Candidatus Binatia bacterium includes:
- a CDS encoding enoyl-CoA hydratase-related protein: MPVILYEKRGRIACITINRPERRNALNFEAFGLLAKAWLDFRDDPDLWVAIITGAGDKAFCSGGDLKEFIKTVTENITELSASGGAQTLGQDIPVNASLVALLREVEIYKPIIAAVNGACVAGGMEMLQGTDIRIAAEDATFAIAEARRGLFPGGGSPTKLPRQVPFAWAMEILLTAEAISAQKAYHYGIVNEVVPLKDLMPTAIRYAEAICKNGPVAVRKVKEAAVRGLGLPLKEALDQEMVYAAEVFSTQDAIEGIQAFNEKRAPVWKGR, encoded by the coding sequence ATGCCAGTAATTCTTTACGAAAAGAGGGGTCGAATCGCCTGCATCACCATCAATCGGCCGGAACGGCGCAATGCGCTCAATTTCGAAGCCTTCGGCTTGCTGGCAAAGGCATGGCTCGATTTCCGTGACGATCCCGACCTGTGGGTCGCTATCATCACCGGCGCGGGAGACAAGGCCTTCTGCTCCGGCGGGGATCTGAAGGAGTTCATCAAGACCGTGACGGAAAATATCACGGAGCTGTCGGCGTCGGGCGGCGCCCAAACGCTGGGGCAGGATATCCCCGTCAACGCCTCGCTGGTGGCGTTGCTACGCGAAGTCGAGATTTACAAGCCGATCATTGCCGCGGTCAATGGCGCCTGCGTGGCCGGCGGGATGGAAATGCTGCAGGGGACCGATATTCGCATTGCTGCCGAAGACGCAACATTTGCGATAGCGGAGGCACGCCGCGGGCTGTTTCCCGGCGGCGGATCTCCCACTAAGCTGCCCCGCCAAGTGCCGTTCGCATGGGCCATGGAGATCTTGCTGACTGCAGAGGCCATCAGTGCGCAGAAGGCGTATCACTATGGCATCGTCAACGAGGTTGTACCGCTCAAGGACCTCATGCCGACCGCAATTCGCTACGCGGAGGCGATCTGCAAGAACGGGCCGGTCGCCGTGCGCAAGGTGAAGGAGGCGGCGGTGCGGGGGCTCGGGTTGCCGCTCAAGGAGGCCCTGGACCAGGAGATGGTCTACGCCGCTGAAGTGTTCTCCACCCAGGATGCGATAGAGGGTATCCAGGCCTTCAACGAAAAGCGCGCGCCCGTGTGGAAAGGGCGGTAG